Within Acidimicrobiales bacterium, the genomic segment GCCACAAGTGTGATCGACCAACCGGAGTAGCGCAGAGTGGCCCACAAGCGATCATTCTGGACGCAAGATCCCAAGCAGTTCTCCGTCCGGTGTCGTCACCAGAAGCTCACGAACGCGGCTGCCCGCCATGCGTTCCCGGGCTTCTTTTAGGTTCTCGCTGGGTCTGATCGTGGTGGGTCCGGGTCTCATCACGTCGCCGGCGGAGCGCGGGTCTTCGGCATCGATCGCATCCAGGTGCTCTAAGCGTCCGGCCACGATTCCCTGACTGTTGACCACCACAGAAGCGGTGATGTTGGGTCCCAATCGCCGGCGGACTGCACCGACCTGTTCGTCGACGTCGCAGGTCCGCACGCCGCGATCCATCGCGGTCAGGACG encodes:
- a CDS encoding CBS domain-containing protein, which translates into the protein MSPRAAWRLEQLGFVEVYDYSTGKIDWIAAGWATEGPGPSEPRVLTAMDRGVRTCDVDEQVGAVRRRLGPNITASVVVNSQGIVAGRLEHLDAIDAEDPRSAGDVMRPGPTTIRPSENLKEARERMAGSRVRELLVTTPDGELLGILRPE